The following nucleotide sequence is from Candidatus Cloacimonadota bacterium.
TTTTATATTTGGTATTTGATATTTGTCCCGACAAGTCGGGATTATTAGAAATTTGATATTCTTGCCCCGTTGGATAAGCTTTTCTATCCAACGGGGTGAATAATTAGTCATTTAACCGCTTATATAAAAGGATTTCCAGACATAATAATCCCGATATATTGGGATGCCAAATTTTACACAAATTTTATTGATAAGATACTATAATACATTCTATATCAATACCCAAACTCTTTTAAGATTCTTTCCTTTTTTCTCCAATTTTTGCGAACTTTTATCCAGAGATGTAATTTCACTTTTTTCTTAATTAAGTAACGAATATCTCTTTCTGCAACTTTACGGATTTTTTTTATTAGCTCTCCTTCTGAACCAATAATTATCTTCTTCTGAGAATTAGTTTCAACATAAATATTAGCGAAAATCTCTGCTTTATCTTCTGATTCAGAGAATTGTTCAATTATAACAGCAGACGAATATGGCAGCTCTTGTTTGAGATATTTAAAGATTTTTTCCCTAATTATTTCTTGAGTGAAGAACCTTGTTGTTTGAGCAGATAAATCATCTTCTGGATAATATGGAAAATGATAAGGGAGAAAATTGATAATTTCATTTTTAAGATTTGATATATTAATTCCATTTTTAGCTGAAATAAAATATATTCCATCAAATTCAAATTTTTTAAGGGTAATACCTGCTTTCTCAATAGAATTATTTTCTGCTAAATCAATTTTGTTTATAGCAGCAATTTTTTTTATGCTAAGTTTTTGAATAAGTTCGCAAACCTGATTATCATATTCAGTGGGAAAAGTTGTTATATCACTTATAAAGATTGTGATATCCGCATCTTTCAGTGAATTCAAGATTGACTTTTGCATTTTTTGCTGAAGCAAATATCTTGGTTTCAGAAAACCGGGAGTATCAATAAAA
It contains:
- the era gene encoding GTPase Era — translated: MFENKNFKSGFVSIIGKPNVGKSSLMNAFLEQKLSIITPKPQTTRQNILGILTEKDYQIVFIDTPGFLKPRYLLQQKMQKSILNSLKDADITIFISDITTFPTEYDNQVCELIQKLSIKKIAAINKIDLAENNSIEKAGITLKKFEFDGIYFISAKNGINISNLKNEIINFLPYHFPYYPEDDLSAQTTRFFTQEIIREKIFKYLKQELPYSSAVIIEQFSESEDKAEIFANIYVETNSQKKIIIGSEGELIKKIRKVAERDIRYLIKKKVKLHLWIKVRKNWRKKERILKEFGY